GCAATCGAAGTGACTGCTGGCGGCAACATCGCCCTACCACAACCAGAAGCAGCAATAATTGAAGGGACTTTTTCTGCCAATCCTCGTGGCTTTGGCTTTGTAAGAGTTGGCGAAAATGAACCAGACGTGTTCGTAAAACGTGGTAATACAAAGTTTGCCATGAACGAAGATGTGGTAGAAGTTAAGATCACATCACCTGCTAATCCGCTTAAGGGTAATGAAGCAGAAGGTAAAGTAGTTGCCATCAAAACACGAGCAGTGACAGGCTTGGTTGGTGAATTTTACGCCTTCAATGAAGCAGAGAAACAAGATAGTGGCTCTTTGTTAGGCTATGTTGTCAATAAAAACAAAAAAATTCCGTTTAGAACAAATATCTCTAAAAAAGGCTTACATCCAGAAGTTGGGGATATCGTACGTGTTGATATTACCCATTATCCTGATCGCGATTTCCCAGATATCTTACAAGGCTTAGTTGTCGAAATCATCGGTAAATCGACGGATACAGGGATTGATGTTTTAGAGGTCCTTGAATCGATGGGCATTCCGTCAGAATTTCCAGAGGACGTGATTGCTGAAGCAAATGCTGTACCAGAAGAAATCGCTGAAAAAGATATTATCAATCGTGTTGATTACCGTAATGAAATTACCTTTACGATCGATGGGGCAGATGCTAAAGACCTAGATGATGCTGTGCATATTAAAGCTTTGGCTAATGGCAACATTGAGCTTGGTGTACATATCGCTGACGTCAGTTACTATGTACCAGAAGGCTCAGCGCTTGATAAGGAAGCCTTAAATCGTGGGACATCAACTTATGTGACAGACCGTGTCGTACCGATGCTACCTGAGCGTTTGTCAAATGGTATCTGTTCTCTAAATCCACGTGTTAACCGCTTTACACAGTCATGTGTCATGGAAATTAACGCCGATGGGCATGTTGTTAACTATAAAATTTCCCAATCTGTCATCAAAACAACTGAACGGATGACCTACTCTGATGTGAATGAAATGATTGCAGGCAATCCAGAGTTTTTAGAAAAATTTGCTAATATTTCTGAATCAGTGACACAAATGGCTAAACTACATGCTAATCTATTAGCGATGAGAGCCCGTCGTGGATCTATCGACTTTGATACACAAGAATCGAAGATTATTGTTGACAAATTAGGTAAGCCAATCGATATTTTAGTCCGTAAACGTGGCATTGCTGAGATGATGATCGAGTCGTTTATGTTGATTGCCAATGAAACAGTCGCTAGAAGCTTTGCAACACGTGAGTTACCGTTTATCTATCGTGTCCACGAACATCCAAAGGCAGATAAATTAACACGCTTCATTGATTTTGCTTCGGTTTTTGGTATTCCCCTACAAGGGACACCAGAGAAGATGGCGTCTAAAGATTTACAAGATTTCATGTTGAAAATCAAGGGGCAACCTGGTGAATTAGTTCTTGCGACGATGTTATTGCGTTCGATGCAACAAGCACGTTATGATGAAGATAACTTAGGCCATTTTGGCTTGGCTGCAGAATACTACACACACTTCACATCACCGATCCGACGTTATCCAGATTTACTGGTGCATCGCTTGATTCGTGCTGAGAGTAAACCAACAAGTGAAGTCATTGACCACTTTGAAGCGATTATTCCAGAAGTAGCACAACAAACGTCATCACGTGAGCGTCGTGCCATAGATGCTGAACGTGCTGTTGAGGCGATGAAAAAAGCGGAATACATGGAGAGTTATGTCGGCACTGAATATGAGGTGACGATCTCATCAATCACGCGTTTTGGCTTCTTCGTATCCCTACCAAACACGATCGAAGGTCTCGTTCATATGTCTACCCTTGGAGATGACTTCTATAACTTCAATGAACGTGATTTAACACTTAAAGGCGAACGTACAGGAAAAGTCTTCCGTATGGGTCAACCGATTAAAGTTAAACTGATTAAATCAGATAAAATTACCGGTGATATTGACTTTGAACATGTTAACAGCGAGTTAGATGTTGTAGAAGCTGTTGAAAAAGGCAGTAGAGGCGATCGTGGCGGACGTGATACGCGAGATAAACGTCCTGACTGGAAGAAAAATAAAGATAAAAAACCTTTTTATAAGCAAGGTCGTAAATCTGACGGTAAGAAATAAGCAAGCTTTTACAAGTTGCACACCATCTGCCACAGGGGAGACCTGTCTTATCTGAGCGTTTATGTTTAACACATGGGATAGTCAAAATAAGGAGTGGCCATAGATGGTGAAAAAAGTGATCCAAGATAATGTTGTGGCGCAAAATAAAAAAGCACACTATGATTATGAAATAACTGAAACATTTGAGGCGGGAATTGTCTTAACCGGTACAGAAATCAAATCCGTTAGACGAGCAAGAATTAACATCCGTGATGGCTTTGCCCGTGTCCGAAATGGGGAAGTCTGGCTCAGTAATGTGCACATCTCACCTTTTGATGAAGGGAATATTTGGAATGCTGACCCAACGAGAAGTCGAAAACTTTTGTTACATAAGAAACAAATCAGCAAAATAGATGCAGAGATATCACAGGCTGGTATGAGTTTTGTCCCCTTACGCGTCTACATTAAAGATGGCTTTGCAAAAGTTTTGATGGGGCTTGCCAAAGGTAAGAAAAACTATGATAAGCGTGAAACGATCAAACGTAAAGAACAAAATCGTGATATTGCCAAGCAATTAAAAGCCTTTAATCGCTAATCACTATACAGATTCAAATGAGATAATCCAACCACTAGTTAGTGACTGACTAGTGGTTTTTTTGTCTAATTTAGCAGTTATCTTCAATGTAAGACCTCTAAAATGTAAAAAACTATTTACATTTATTGG
The DNA window shown above is from Lactococcus paracarnosus and carries:
- the rnr gene encoding ribonuclease R → MNLNQKVTQFLANMPSKSISPKMLATNLGLADDADTYKNLLKTIAHLEESKAIEVTAGGNIALPQPEAAIIEGTFSANPRGFGFVRVGENEPDVFVKRGNTKFAMNEDVVEVKITSPANPLKGNEAEGKVVAIKTRAVTGLVGEFYAFNEAEKQDSGSLLGYVVNKNKKIPFRTNISKKGLHPEVGDIVRVDITHYPDRDFPDILQGLVVEIIGKSTDTGIDVLEVLESMGIPSEFPEDVIAEANAVPEEIAEKDIINRVDYRNEITFTIDGADAKDLDDAVHIKALANGNIELGVHIADVSYYVPEGSALDKEALNRGTSTYVTDRVVPMLPERLSNGICSLNPRVNRFTQSCVMEINADGHVVNYKISQSVIKTTERMTYSDVNEMIAGNPEFLEKFANISESVTQMAKLHANLLAMRARRGSIDFDTQESKIIVDKLGKPIDILVRKRGIAEMMIESFMLIANETVARSFATRELPFIYRVHEHPKADKLTRFIDFASVFGIPLQGTPEKMASKDLQDFMLKIKGQPGELVLATMLLRSMQQARYDEDNLGHFGLAAEYYTHFTSPIRRYPDLLVHRLIRAESKPTSEVIDHFEAIIPEVAQQTSSRERRAIDAERAVEAMKKAEYMESYVGTEYEVTISSITRFGFFVSLPNTIEGLVHMSTLGDDFYNFNERDLTLKGERTGKVFRMGQPIKVKLIKSDKITGDIDFEHVNSELDVVEAVEKGSRGDRGGRDTRDKRPDWKKNKDKKPFYKQGRKSDGKK
- the smpB gene encoding SsrA-binding protein SmpB → MVKKVIQDNVVAQNKKAHYDYEITETFEAGIVLTGTEIKSVRRARINIRDGFARVRNGEVWLSNVHISPFDEGNIWNADPTRSRKLLLHKKQISKIDAEISQAGMSFVPLRVYIKDGFAKVLMGLAKGKKNYDKRETIKRKEQNRDIAKQLKAFNR